The proteins below come from a single Desulfitobacterium metallireducens DSM 15288 genomic window:
- a CDS encoding NADH-quinone oxidoreductase subunit B family protein: protein MWKLLKRSLKTGRLTERQSEAGRTNQSLHIRHLDCGSCNGCDWEMGALLNSIYDLQQYGFDFVASPRHADLLMCTGPMTTQLLQAAAATYEATPHPKQVIAVGDCAINGGVFKEAYATNGGIGEVLPVQVEIPGCPPSPEEILRVLLTVKSLKK, encoded by the coding sequence ATGTGGAAGTTATTAAAGCGGAGTCTAAAAACAGGCCGACTGACGGAAAGACAAAGTGAAGCAGGCAGGACGAATCAGTCTTTGCATATTCGGCATTTAGATTGCGGATCCTGTAACGGATGTGACTGGGAGATGGGGGCCTTATTAAATTCAATCTATGATCTCCAACAGTATGGCTTTGATTTTGTCGCGTCTCCAAGGCATGCTGATCTTTTGATGTGTACTGGACCCATGACGACTCAGCTCCTCCAGGCCGCGGCAGCAACCTATGAAGCAACACCTCATCCGAAGCAGGTGATCGCCGTCGGAGATTGTGCGATTAATGGTGGCGTGTTCAAGGAAGCTTATGCAACAAACGGGGGAATTGGGGAGGTCTTACCTGTCCAAGTTGAGATCCCGGGTTGTCCGCCATCTCCAGAAGAGATTTTGCGGGTTCTCCTGACAGTAAAGAGCCTTAAGAAATAG
- a CDS encoding FTR1 family iron permease produces MFSTFIITLREGVEISIILAIILAYLKQLGASRASGKVWLGTAAAALVSLLTGVVIFFVLGKTEMGDFQEILEGTFMLVAVVILTWMTLWMKRQSADLSGSLKLKVQDALKHGSGWTLATLAFVTVIREGIETVLFISGAAQTSTGGQIWEGTILGFGLSAIVGYVIYRGTHRLPLKAFFNVMSLLLIFMAAGLASNGIHAFQEVGWIGEGFKVWNTQALLSQDSTAGSLLKAIFGYRDNPNIVLVTTYLIYLIPALVAYFKPAKSVRSQG; encoded by the coding sequence ATGTTCAGTACGTTTATTATTACTCTGCGTGAAGGGGTAGAAATCTCAATCATTTTGGCGATTATATTAGCGTATCTTAAACAACTTGGTGCATCTCGTGCTTCAGGTAAGGTGTGGCTGGGTACAGCAGCGGCCGCACTAGTGAGTCTTCTTACAGGTGTAGTCATTTTTTTTGTCCTAGGAAAGACGGAAATGGGAGATTTTCAGGAGATATTAGAAGGAACCTTTATGCTTGTAGCGGTCGTTATTTTGACGTGGATGACTCTCTGGATGAAACGCCAAAGTGCAGATTTAAGCGGTTCACTTAAGTTAAAGGTACAGGACGCGTTAAAACACGGTTCGGGTTGGACACTGGCTACCTTAGCCTTTGTAACGGTTATACGAGAAGGTATTGAAACGGTTCTCTTTATTTCTGGAGCAGCTCAAACCTCAACTGGAGGTCAAATTTGGGAAGGAACGATCCTTGGATTTGGGTTGTCTGCGATTGTTGGCTATGTAATCTATCGAGGAACTCATCGTTTACCTCTCAAGGCGTTCTTTAATGTGATGAGTTTGTTGTTAATCTTCATGGCCGCCGGTCTTGCTTCTAATGGGATACATGCTTTCCAAGAAGTGGGTTGGATTGGCGAAGGGTTCAAGGTCTGGAATACTCAAGCCCTCCTGAGCCAAGACTCTACGGCCGGTAGTTTACTCAAGGCAATCTTTGGCTACAGAGACAATCCGAATATCGTATTGGTTACAACGTATTTGATTTATTTAATCCCAGCGTTAGTCGCTTATTTTAAGCCCGCTAAGTCAGTGAGGAGTCAGGGGTAA
- a CDS encoding hydrogenase 4 subunit F translates to MFVVIAFLAALAMMFSAKRPYLRGLNGLALLSLTGLAGNIVFKVFREGPQSIWNGFFYWDALSALLLSVIVIIADYVVLFSLHYMELEVEEGKVPRNRLRWYYFWIWMFIGTMLWVVSTPNLGLIWVGIEGTTLATALLVGFYREKAAIEAAWKYIILCSVGISFALLGTLLLYAAAGQVNGYGLASLDWRLLQGWVLQLDPALVKLGFLFAFIGYGAKVGFAPMHPWLPDAHSQAPSPVSALLSGVLLNCALYAILRWHIIVRQTSLGPNFSGNLLMVFGLISLGVMVAFILLQKDIKRLLAYSSVEHMGILALGFGLGTPLAIWGACLHLLLHALTKANLFVVVGRIVHKTGTRQILKIRGLISLWPYTGFLLLLGFLAITGTPPFGTFRSEISILAGLFSTGHPVLGFLASLFLTLIFAGFLYHFVGMLFGKPYEHQHETPGESWKPLLLGVPVLGVLVLGLFIPESINQALWQVVQIIQGGGDHGQVTSVLSSVRGF, encoded by the coding sequence ATGTTTGTAGTTATTGCCTTCCTGGCAGCTCTCGCTATGATGTTTTCGGCTAAACGGCCGTATCTGAGGGGCTTAAATGGGCTAGCTCTTTTGAGTCTAACAGGGTTAGCAGGAAATATTGTCTTCAAGGTTTTTCGTGAGGGTCCCCAAAGTATTTGGAATGGCTTTTTCTATTGGGATGCTCTCAGCGCTTTGCTTTTAAGCGTTATCGTCATTATTGCTGATTATGTGGTCTTATTTTCCCTGCACTATATGGAACTTGAGGTGGAGGAAGGAAAAGTTCCCCGTAATCGTTTGCGTTGGTATTATTTTTGGATTTGGATGTTTATTGGGACGATGCTTTGGGTGGTCAGTACTCCCAATTTAGGACTCATCTGGGTCGGAATTGAAGGGACAACCTTGGCAACCGCACTTTTGGTCGGGTTCTACCGTGAAAAAGCGGCCATTGAAGCGGCGTGGAAATATATCATCTTATGTTCAGTGGGAATTAGTTTTGCTTTGCTTGGAACGCTTCTTCTGTACGCGGCAGCGGGTCAAGTCAATGGATACGGCCTCGCGTCGCTTGATTGGCGTTTACTCCAAGGGTGGGTTTTGCAATTGGATCCGGCCTTGGTTAAACTCGGTTTCCTTTTTGCCTTTATCGGGTACGGGGCTAAAGTTGGCTTTGCGCCAATGCATCCTTGGCTTCCTGATGCGCACAGTCAGGCTCCGTCACCCGTAAGTGCTCTCTTGTCCGGGGTTCTCTTAAACTGTGCGTTATATGCTATTCTGCGTTGGCATATCATTGTCCGGCAAACCTCACTCGGACCGAACTTTTCCGGGAATCTCTTGATGGTGTTCGGACTTATTTCGCTTGGTGTTATGGTTGCATTCATTCTTTTACAAAAAGATATTAAACGCTTGCTTGCGTATTCCAGTGTGGAACATATGGGGATTTTAGCGCTTGGGTTCGGATTGGGAACACCTCTGGCAATTTGGGGCGCCTGTTTGCATTTATTGCTGCATGCCCTTACGAAAGCTAATCTCTTCGTGGTCGTAGGGAGAATTGTGCACAAGACGGGGACACGTCAAATTCTAAAAATCCGTGGACTGATTTCGCTGTGGCCTTATACGGGATTTCTCCTTCTGTTGGGCTTTCTCGCCATTACAGGAACACCACCATTTGGAACATTTCGTTCGGAGATCAGTATCTTAGCCGGATTATTTAGTACTGGTCACCCGGTGCTTGGTTTTCTCGCTTCACTCTTTCTGACCCTTATTTTTGCTGGCTTCCTCTATCACTTTGTGGGCATGCTTTTCGGGAAGCCCTATGAACATCAACACGAAACTCCAGGGGAAAGTTGGAAGCCTCTCCTTCTTGGAGTTCCAGTTTTAGGGGTTCTTGTTCTAGGTCTGTTTATTCCGGAAAGTATCAATCAGGCGCTTTGGCAGGTTGTGCAGATTATTCAAGGAGGTGGAGATCATGGACAAGTTACGAGCGTACTTTCAAGCGTGCGAGGATTCTGA
- a CDS encoding proton-conducting transporter membrane subunit, translated as MYNLNVKTERAIRRSTFGLTLITALAGLGLLGYNFWGGGEVLRWKPDGLTAFFLVILFLGQGISSLYAWSYMKEYEGKKSLLLFAVSWLAFIGSMFGVLMVKDGFTFLLFWEVMSLFSFFLVMYEHEESQNRRAAYIYLVMTHLGTVFLTSVVLYFYAKTGSFAFASWAAYSPNLSIIEKNLLFLGLFIGLGTKAGLVPFHIWLPYAHPVAPTPVSALMSGVMVKIALYLMLRLIYLTLGPVELWWGGLLLLTGIISAFVGILYASVQQDVKRVLAYSTVENVGILAIALGTAMLSQALGYPQIAQLALFAFFWHVLHHLLFKSSLFMVAGNLIQATHTRSLEKMGGLLRRLPWTGFWAMFGALGLASLPPLGGFWGEWLLFQSLYQTAHQAREGGVKFTLLLVIAALGLVSALALATMVKWFASAFLGQARSPEAKTAEELPKSQTGSLGIAISLTFGAILWPKGVFQLISLPVQSLFASSPERFSSVSVETSNSLVMSGFFASVKIYGLLLLLITGLLYLLTRGQRRRVGATWNCGTPLTPRMQYSSLGITMPLRILFKQLLGSKSKIEKEYSETRYVVRNLSYTGKTRERYEEIIYRPFTHLLLWCAERIRTLQGGSIHFYLGYMLITLVIVLIWSL; from the coding sequence TTGGGGAGGCGGAGAGGTTCTAAGGTGGAAACCGGATGGACTGACCGCCTTTTTTCTTGTCATTCTCTTCCTAGGACAGGGAATATCTTCACTTTACGCTTGGAGCTACATGAAGGAATATGAGGGTAAGAAATCCCTTCTTTTGTTTGCTGTTTCTTGGCTAGCCTTTATAGGAAGCATGTTCGGCGTTCTGATGGTGAAAGATGGCTTTACGTTCTTACTCTTTTGGGAGGTTATGTCTCTCTTTTCTTTCTTTCTTGTCATGTATGAGCATGAAGAAAGCCAAAATCGGCGGGCAGCTTATATTTATCTGGTCATGACTCACCTGGGTACCGTCTTTCTAACGTCTGTTGTTTTGTATTTTTATGCAAAAACCGGAAGTTTTGCGTTTGCGTCGTGGGCTGCTTATTCTCCCAATCTAAGTATCATAGAAAAAAATCTCCTCTTTCTAGGGTTATTCATTGGGCTGGGCACTAAAGCAGGACTTGTTCCCTTTCATATCTGGTTACCCTATGCTCACCCGGTTGCGCCTACCCCTGTTTCAGCCTTGATGTCGGGAGTGATGGTCAAGATTGCTCTCTATTTGATGTTGCGGCTCATTTATCTTACGCTCGGTCCGGTCGAACTGTGGTGGGGAGGCCTTCTGTTATTAACAGGTATTATCTCCGCTTTCGTGGGGATTCTCTACGCCTCGGTTCAGCAAGATGTCAAACGGGTGCTTGCCTATTCTACGGTAGAAAATGTAGGAATTTTAGCGATAGCCCTTGGGACTGCAATGTTATCGCAAGCGCTCGGTTATCCCCAAATTGCGCAGCTCGCTTTGTTTGCATTTTTTTGGCATGTCCTTCACCATCTGTTGTTTAAATCGAGCTTATTTATGGTTGCCGGAAATCTCATCCAAGCGACTCATACGCGAAGCTTAGAGAAAATGGGAGGGTTACTGAGACGTCTTCCTTGGACAGGATTTTGGGCTATGTTTGGAGCGTTAGGACTAGCTTCATTGCCTCCCCTCGGTGGATTTTGGGGAGAATGGCTGTTATTTCAGTCGTTATATCAGACCGCGCACCAAGCGAGAGAAGGAGGGGTTAAATTTACACTCCTACTCGTGATTGCGGCGCTTGGCTTAGTTTCTGCATTAGCCTTAGCGACGATGGTAAAATGGTTTGCCAGTGCCTTTTTGGGGCAAGCTCGCAGTCCTGAGGCGAAGACGGCAGAAGAGCTTCCTAAGTCGCAAACCGGGTCTCTAGGGATTGCGATTAGCCTCACTTTTGGGGCGATTTTATGGCCTAAAGGGGTATTTCAACTGATTTCTCTTCCAGTCCAAAGCTTATTTGCTTCATCGCCTGAGCGCTTCAGTTCCGTATCAGTGGAAACCTCTAATTCACTTGTTATGTCAGGCTTTTTCGCTTCGGTGAAAATTTATGGCCTTTTATTACTGCTTATAACAGGGTTGCTCTATCTGCTCACCCGAGGACAGCGGCGACGCGTGGGTGCGACATGGAACTGCGGGACACCGCTAACCCCACGCATGCAGTATTCGAGCTTAGGGATTACGATGCCACTGCGCATTTTATTTAAGCAACTCCTGGGATCGAAGTCGAAGATTGAGAAAGAGTATTCGGAAACGCGTTATGTTGTCCGAAATCTGAGTTATACAGGGAAAACCCGAGAGCGGTATGAGGAAATCATCTATCGGCCTTTCACGCATCTTTTGCTCTGGTGTGCGGAGCGGATTCGGACGTTACAAGGGGGCAGTATTCATTTCTATCTGGGATATATGCTCATAACACTCGTCATTGTGCTGATTTGGTCATTATAA
- a CDS encoding NADH-quinone oxidoreductase subunit C: protein MDKLRAYFQACEDSEIVSWTKQEGFVWIKSERFPSVLNDLRVSSQGENPILLIHTVNDERQLGQGFVIYLVLHWSGDFSLTLASRGIEDSFPSLTAVWPALNWSEREVQDLFGLKAVGHPDPRPLVFHPGWPEGFFPLRKREANYLENKGFVPGELPISPAQGEGTFEISVGPIHAGIIEPGHFRFQTIGETILHIEAQLFYTHKGVEKLLEGKDLFEGLAIIEHLCGVCTVSHALAYCEAVEKLAGFQPSHTVLGWRTVLAELERLYNHLGDIGNMCAGVGFALGNANGLQAKEHVQRLNREIFGHRFLRGAVVPGGVDRIPDEEQTSILAERLREIREDSEDWISLILEHDGFRQRAVTTGVLKHESAIDLGVTGPAARASGVAIDWRQCHAYLLYPELNVEPQVEADCDVMSRLIVRSREVKQSFELLEVLLEKMKYLRDWKERANEQTHEQGKSEFRKAWETNTKPHSFAWGCAESPRGTDAVWLMVDENRKIYRCRIRSAAYANWPAVPLAVLGNIVPDFPLINKSFELCYSCCDR, encoded by the coding sequence ATGGACAAGTTACGAGCGTACTTTCAAGCGTGCGAGGATTCTGAGATTGTTTCGTGGACGAAGCAGGAAGGGTTTGTCTGGATTAAGTCTGAACGTTTTCCAAGCGTGCTCAATGATCTCCGCGTAAGCTCTCAGGGCGAAAATCCGATTCTCCTTATTCACACGGTGAATGATGAGCGACAGCTTGGACAGGGTTTTGTTATCTACCTCGTGCTCCATTGGAGCGGGGATTTCTCGTTGACATTGGCCTCTCGAGGGATTGAAGACAGTTTCCCATCTTTGACGGCGGTTTGGCCTGCGTTAAATTGGTCTGAACGAGAAGTTCAGGATTTATTCGGACTGAAAGCAGTCGGTCACCCTGACCCGCGTCCCTTAGTTTTCCATCCCGGTTGGCCAGAGGGATTCTTTCCGTTGCGCAAGCGAGAGGCAAATTACTTAGAAAATAAGGGTTTCGTGCCAGGAGAATTACCGATTTCTCCTGCCCAGGGAGAAGGAACCTTTGAAATTTCAGTAGGTCCGATCCACGCAGGAATTATTGAACCCGGACATTTTCGTTTCCAAACGATTGGCGAGACAATTTTGCACATCGAAGCACAATTGTTTTATACCCACAAAGGAGTCGAGAAACTTCTTGAAGGGAAGGACCTCTTTGAGGGCTTAGCGATAATTGAGCATCTCTGCGGGGTGTGCACGGTCAGTCATGCTTTGGCCTATTGTGAAGCGGTCGAGAAGCTGGCAGGATTTCAACCCTCTCATACGGTTTTAGGCTGGCGTACTGTTTTAGCAGAATTGGAGCGGCTATATAATCACCTTGGAGATATTGGCAATATGTGTGCCGGTGTGGGTTTTGCGCTCGGCAATGCCAATGGCCTTCAGGCTAAAGAACACGTCCAAAGACTGAATCGAGAGATATTCGGACATCGTTTTTTGAGAGGTGCGGTAGTACCGGGTGGAGTAGATAGGATTCCCGATGAAGAACAAACAAGCATCTTAGCGGAACGTCTACGCGAGATTAGGGAGGACTCTGAGGATTGGATTTCTCTGATTCTGGAGCATGACGGCTTCCGTCAGCGGGCAGTGACAACCGGTGTCTTAAAACATGAAAGTGCTATCGATTTAGGAGTAACTGGTCCTGCGGCGCGAGCCTCTGGAGTAGCAATAGATTGGCGGCAGTGCCATGCTTATCTATTGTATCCTGAGCTAAATGTTGAGCCTCAAGTTGAAGCAGATTGTGATGTCATGTCACGCCTTATAGTACGCTCTCGTGAAGTGAAGCAAAGCTTTGAACTTTTAGAAGTTCTCTTGGAAAAGATGAAGTACTTGAGGGACTGGAAAGAAAGAGCGAATGAGCAGACCCATGAACAAGGGAAAAGCGAATTTCGGAAAGCTTGGGAAACAAATACGAAACCGCACTCATTTGCTTGGGGTTGTGCTGAATCACCACGGGGGACAGATGCTGTCTGGCTAATGGTTGATGAGAACCGGAAGATTTATCGTTGTCGGATTCGTTCAGCAGCTTATGCGAATTGGCCGGCAGTACCCTTAGCTGTCCTCGGTAACATTGTTCCCGATTTTCCTTTAATCAATAAGAGCTTTGAACTGTGTTATAGTTGCTGTGACCGTTAG
- a CDS encoding respiratory chain complex I subunit 1 family protein translates to MLLDFEKDLGTIFFSIGHVLILFALAPLLQGWIKKAKAFWQMRKGPSLWQPYRDLRKYWFKEEVVSEHASWIFLITPSLVLGSSLLATLVLPNPWGWAPMSQYGTIFWLVASFGVARFFLTLAGLDVAGAFGGMGSSRELFVAALVEPGFLLSLSVLALMTGTTSLTGLIQYLQGISLLETPRLLAVLALGFIVIAEMGRIPVDNPDTHLELTMIHEGMLLDYSGRSLAFLNWAEQLKQLILLELLALIIGAQSLVAQILCVALLGALFATIESLNVKMRLFRIPNYLAAATASAMLALVTFLLMEGGI, encoded by the coding sequence ATGTTACTCGATTTTGAAAAAGACTTAGGAACCATCTTCTTTTCGATAGGGCACGTTCTGATCCTCTTCGCTTTAGCCCCACTTTTGCAGGGGTGGATCAAAAAGGCCAAAGCATTCTGGCAGATGAGAAAAGGCCCCTCGCTTTGGCAACCTTACCGTGATCTTCGTAAGTATTGGTTTAAGGAAGAAGTGGTTTCAGAACATGCATCTTGGATTTTCCTGATCACTCCATCCCTTGTCCTGGGAAGTTCGCTTCTCGCGACTCTCGTTCTTCCAAACCCTTGGGGGTGGGCACCGATGAGTCAATACGGGACTATATTTTGGTTGGTGGCCAGCTTTGGTGTGGCTCGCTTTTTCTTAACATTAGCTGGACTTGATGTGGCTGGAGCCTTCGGAGGCATGGGAAGCAGCCGCGAATTATTCGTTGCGGCCTTGGTGGAACCTGGATTTTTATTAAGCCTGAGCGTCCTAGCGTTGATGACTGGAACAACATCTTTAACGGGACTTATTCAATACCTGCAGGGAATATCCTTGCTAGAGACTCCACGTTTGCTTGCGGTACTTGCTTTAGGGTTCATTGTGATTGCAGAAATGGGGCGAATTCCCGTGGATAATCCAGATACGCATCTGGAGCTGACGATGATTCATGAAGGCATGCTGCTTGACTATTCGGGACGTTCACTGGCCTTTTTAAATTGGGCAGAACAATTAAAACAACTCATTTTACTTGAACTGCTCGCCTTGATCATCGGAGCACAGAGCCTTGTAGCTCAAATTTTATGTGTCGCTTTATTGGGAGCCCTCTTTGCGACGATTGAAAGCTTGAATGTAAAGATGCGCCTCTTTCGAATTCCTAACTATTTGGCGGCAGCTACAGCTAGTGCAATGCTTGCGTTAGTGACATTTTTGCTGATGGAAGGAGGAATTTGA